GTTATTTATGTGAGACAATAATATaggaaataatacaaaaaattgtACCGAAACAGTTAAAAGTGAAAATGCATGTAAAGGAGAAGCAAGTCTGGATGCTAACATCAATGAACCGAAAATAGATGAATTGATAGACAAGGaatcagaaaaaaagatttccgTAGAAccatatttgttaaatattaaatgagtGAGAAACATTAATATAGTCATAGCATATATTGTGTCAGTACTAATGGTTTCAGTTAATGTACGCAAAACCGgtgataaaatatatccaaaaataagaaaaattaaagttgTTCTAAGATCTTCTGACAGTCGCTTtgacatatttaatatttttatattataaaataaatatccaaAAATGGTTAAAACTATTTCAgatataataatgacattTGGAGTCGTCCATTCATTATATAaccaaataaatatgataacaaAGAGAACTGGAATACttaatcgaatcgatataCTAGCACCTAAATTAATAGCTTCTAATCTAGAAACATAATCCGATTTTACATTCTTACGTAATTCTGTCAAAAATGTGCTGTCTGTATAATTATCAGGTAAATCGGTAAATTCATAAAggtttttcttccattttatattagtatacatttcatatatattaatttgtaaaccatcaatgtaattataaatgtaattgaaACATATCTTTTTGCTTGTATAACAAGTGAATATTGGAACTGAAAATTGTAAGATACttataatggaaatatattgtaaacttaaatta
This Vespa velutina chromosome 10, iVesVel2.1, whole genome shotgun sequence DNA region includes the following protein-coding sequences:
- the LOC124952153 gene encoding phosphatidylinositol N-acetylglucosaminyltransferase subunit C; protein product: MYTNIKWKKNLYEFTDLPDNYTDSTFLTELRKNVKSDYVSRLEAINLGASISIRLSIPVLFVIIFIWLYNEWTTPNVIIISEIVLTIFGYLFYNIKILNMSKRLSEDLRTTLIFLIFGYILSPVLRTLTETISTDTIYAMTILMFLTHLIFNKYGSTEIFFSDSLSINSSIFGSLMLASRLASPLHAFSLLTVSVQFFVLFPILLSHINNKVIISIVITIGTIYLLLPMSNVCSYVFIIVIVFIHFICPLWYIRCKQFKNNIYGPWDEAIIIS